A genomic segment from Conger conger chromosome 2, fConCon1.1, whole genome shotgun sequence encodes:
- the LOC133121448 gene encoding neoverrucotoxin subunit beta-like, with the protein MDAETIEIAALGRPVHPGMLYDCRNDTFIPGVSLWDQEAIRKYVDVKPQPNTHLDVSTSDSLSEKSRLIDISSSLKVSFLAGLVGVGVGGSGSYLKDTLSSMRQCRATIHYKQTTEFKELAMTQLGNVIYPEVFDQKNATHVVTGVLYGAEVFMVFDQMASNEEEKQDIQGKVNLFIQKLPGVDVSSSGNLRLEVKEKKKVQKFSCTFHGDFALLHNPSTYEEAVHLYKQLPELMGDGSEAVPVKILLYPLMKLDQRAAQLVTKISENLEVDVEVTMGQLHEAQMRADDAIQRCEAIKVTDLTENLVKFKNILATYKDTLQNNLSKLLPAIRGGTEGEEKLVAMLKFINESSFTPDKMRKWLDDKESEVKVLESYTNCLKEFDIVPPGPELTAVLSDPKLKHVYAFNLTSLKEEEPYLSNLFECLASEEFRKMQNITVAQELSFKEEAQLWFSDPQISERMRGAPKFFSQNMKFIISYIPDPVYFGDSIYMYCDGQLENCNWQPRK; encoded by the exons ATGGATGCAGAGACTATTGAAATTGCAGCCCTTGGACGACCCGTGCATCCTGGCATGCTGTATGACTGTCGCAAcgacacctttatcccag GAGTCTCACTGTGGGATCAAGAAGCCATCAGAAAATATGTGGATGTCAAACCACAGCCCAACACGCATCTTGATGTTAGCACATCTGACTCTCTCAGTGAGAAGTCCAGGCTGATAGATATCAGTAGCTCACTGAAAGTCAGCTTCCTGGCAgggctggtgggggtgggggtgggggggtcaggcaGCTACCTGAAGGACACATTGTCCTCCATGCGACAGTGCAGGGCCACAATACACTACAAACAAACCACTGAGTTCAAAGAGCTGGCTATGACCCAACTGGGTAATGTGATATACCCCGAAGTGTTTGACCAGAAGAATGCCACCCATGTGGTGACAGGAGTACTGTATGGGGCTGAGGTCTTCATGGTCTTCGACCAGATGGCGTCAAATGAGGAGGAGAAGCAAGATATTCAGGGGAAAGTGAATTTGTTCATCCAAAAGTTGCCAGGAGTTGATGTCAGCAGTTCGGGAAATTTGAGGCTGGAAGtcaaggagaagaagaaggtgCAGAAGTTCAGCTGCACGTTCCACGGTGATTTTGCGCTGTTGCACAACCCCTCCACTTATGAGGAGGCCGTGCATTTGTACAAACAGCTCCCGGAGCTGATGGGGGATGGGAGTGAAGCAGTGCCTGTGAAGATCTTGCTCTATCCTCTCATGAAACTGGACCAACGCGCAGCCCAGCTGGTCACCAAGATCAGTGAGAATCTGGAGGTAGATGTAGAAGTCACGATGGGCCAGTTACACGAGGCCCAAATGAGAGCTGACGATGCCATACAACGATGTGAGGCCATTAAGGTCACCGATTTAACAGAGAACCTGGtcaaattcaaaaacatatTGGCCACTTACAAAGACACCCTCCAGAATAATCTGAGCAAACTTCTGCCAGCTATCCGGGGTGGGACAGAGGGGGAAGAGAAACTGGTGGCCATGCTGAAATTCATCAATGAGTCATCATTCACTCCTGACAAGATGAGAAAATGGCTTGATGATAAAGAGTCTGAAGTAAAGGTGCTGGAAAGCTACACCAATTGTCTGAAGGAATTTGACATTGTGCCACCTGGACCTGAGCTTACCGCAGTTCTCTCTGATCCAAAACTTAAACATGTCTACGCCTTCAACTTGACCTCActgaaggaggaggagccgtACCTCTCAAACCTGTTTGAGTGCCTGGCTTCTGAAGAGTTCAGGAAAATGCAAAATATCACTGTAGCTCAGGAGCTCAGCTTCAAAGAGGAGGCCCAGCTTTGGTTCAGTGACCCACAGATCTCTGAAAGAATGAGAGGTGCCCCGAAATTTTTCAGTCAAAACATGAAA TTCATTATTAGCTACATTCCAGACCCTGTATACTTCGGGGATTCTATTTATATGTATTGTGACGGACAGCTGGAAAACTGCAATTGGCAGCCAAGAAAATaa